The following proteins come from a genomic window of Thiomonas arsenitoxydans:
- the virB10 gene encoding type IV secretion system protein VirB10, with translation MSDLKDQIKEQQERARIAEAEYDPREFRGSADAPGATRPEDDVGEIPSTKRRTSKGTLVTYGVVFAIIIVGVFFLKHEINAFLTAPKKKGAQGEEMAMGLPPLQIPPAPAAPASATPAAPILLSKPPAPATGGLGAFDHRQGPPQITLAQRRQFDPLMMSGQDTNAVGQQPGANAMPSQQAPARPAYAAAPQPYVAPMPAPTSFNQASVGGAGSSGAAPAPGPQSNNPDSLGGNLKPTRLALASARVLPNRNFIITKGTSLECALDTAIDTTLPSLTTCTLTRNVYSDNGNVILLDRGSKLVGEFRSGVQQGQARVFVLWDRVETPEGVVINITSPGADRLGRGGNTGYVDNHFWQRFGAAILMSFISDTTAALVNRETASNNAGAAAASTFAYTNTVNSGQEVVKSMLKSSVDIPPTIRINQGAHIQVMVARDLSFANVYQLKTRDAH, from the coding sequence ATGAGTGACCTCAAAGACCAAATCAAAGAGCAGCAAGAGCGTGCGCGAATTGCCGAAGCAGAGTATGACCCACGGGAATTCCGTGGCTCCGCTGACGCCCCAGGCGCAACCCGGCCAGAAGATGACGTTGGCGAAATCCCGAGCACGAAGCGGCGCACGAGCAAAGGTACATTGGTCACTTACGGCGTCGTGTTTGCCATCATCATTGTGGGGGTGTTCTTCCTCAAGCATGAAATCAATGCCTTCCTGACCGCGCCCAAGAAAAAAGGCGCGCAAGGGGAAGAAATGGCGATGGGTTTGCCGCCTTTGCAGATTCCCCCCGCACCGGCTGCACCGGCATCGGCGACACCTGCAGCGCCCATTTTGTTGAGCAAGCCGCCAGCCCCGGCCACTGGCGGGCTCGGGGCGTTCGATCACCGTCAAGGCCCGCCTCAAATCACTTTGGCGCAGCGCCGCCAGTTTGATCCCCTGATGATGTCGGGTCAGGATACGAACGCGGTCGGCCAGCAGCCGGGCGCGAATGCCATGCCGTCGCAACAAGCGCCCGCGCGTCCGGCTTACGCGGCAGCGCCGCAGCCCTATGTTGCTCCGATGCCTGCGCCGACTTCGTTCAATCAGGCGAGCGTCGGGGGTGCAGGCAGCAGCGGCGCAGCACCCGCCCCCGGCCCGCAATCGAACAACCCGGATAGCCTGGGCGGCAACCTCAAACCGACCCGCCTTGCTCTGGCTTCGGCGCGCGTGTTGCCGAACCGGAATTTCATCATCACAAAGGGAACCTCGCTGGAATGTGCGCTCGATACCGCGATTGATACCACCTTGCCCAGCCTCACAACCTGCACGCTCACGCGCAATGTGTATTCAGACAATGGCAACGTGATCTTGCTGGATCGGGGCTCAAAGCTCGTGGGCGAGTTCCGTTCTGGCGTGCAGCAGGGCCAGGCGCGGGTGTTCGTGCTGTGGGATCGCGTCGAAACCCCCGAGGGGGTGGTTATCAACATCACTTCGCCGGGCGCGGATCGCCTGGGCCGCGGGGGCAATACCGGCTATGTGGATAACCATTTCTGGCAGCGGTTCGGCGCAGCAATCTTGATGTCCTTCATCAGCGACACGACAGCGGCGCTGGTGAACCGCGAAACGGCGAGCAACAACGCGGGCGCGGCAGCGGCCTCGACGTTCGCTTACACAAACACGGTCAACTCGGGTCAGGAAGTCGTCAAGAGCATGCTCAAAAGCTCCGTGGATATACCGCCCACAATCCGCATCAATCAGGGCGCGCATATTCAGGTGATGGTTGCCCGTGACCTAAGTTTTGCAAATGTCTATCAGCTCAAGACCCGCGATGCACACTAG
- the virB9 gene encoding P-type conjugative transfer protein VirB9: protein MKNLRSLMTGLGLIALGISAAHAAITPPLGNEDPRVRVVPYQKMNVTELHTFYGVSTHIALDKGEQVQDIACGDSAAWDIVARGNNLFLKPRAQHADTNLTIITNRRSYNFELIVLPFPANSTSAWRDKHLIYSLSFLYPNDTVREQNALLAAQAQSAARDQAEKERQAHAQKIKDELKGVKKGVLNTDYWAAGNASITPIRAYDNGQFTYLTFGPHSPMPSVYDLSRDDRESLLNTNVEGNTMVVQRLAHRLVLRFGKRVVCIENRGYSTAGAVPQTGTISPAVQRVIVKGNNDE, encoded by the coding sequence ATGAAAAATCTGCGCTCTCTTATGACCGGGTTGGGTTTGATTGCGCTGGGCATCAGCGCAGCCCATGCCGCAATCACGCCGCCTCTCGGCAACGAAGATCCGCGCGTGCGGGTGGTGCCGTATCAGAAAATGAACGTGACCGAGCTGCATACGTTCTATGGCGTTTCGACCCATATTGCATTGGATAAGGGCGAACAGGTGCAAGACATCGCCTGCGGGGATAGTGCCGCCTGGGACATCGTGGCACGGGGAAACAATCTGTTCCTCAAGCCGCGCGCCCAGCATGCCGATACGAACCTGACGATCATCACAAATCGGCGTAGCTATAACTTTGAATTGATCGTGCTGCCCTTCCCCGCGAACAGCACGAGCGCCTGGCGCGACAAGCATCTGATCTATAGCCTGTCCTTCCTTTATCCGAACGATACGGTACGCGAGCAAAACGCGCTTCTGGCGGCACAAGCGCAATCGGCAGCGCGCGACCAAGCCGAGAAGGAACGGCAGGCCCACGCGCAGAAGATCAAGGACGAACTCAAGGGCGTCAAAAAGGGCGTGCTGAACACGGATTATTGGGCCGCAGGCAACGCCTCGATCACCCCGATTCGGGCGTATGACAACGGCCAGTTCACTTACTTGACCTTTGGCCCGCATTCGCCCATGCCCTCGGTCTATGACCTGAGCCGCGATGACCGGGAATCTCTGCTCAATACCAACGTGGAGGGCAACACGATGGTGGTTCAGCGCCTAGCGCACCGGCTTGTGCTGCGTTTCGGCAAACGGGTCGTGTGCATCGAGAACCGGGGCTATTCAACAGCGGGCGCTGTCCCGCAGACGGGCACCATCAGCCCCGCCGTGCAGCGCGTCATCGTCAAGGGGAACAACGATGAGTGA
- a CDS encoding virB8 family protein, with amino-acid sequence MIGTKKPKEPSDKALESAYMREALSWETSREQSLLKSRRTAWIVAGAALFIAGIEALAVAGLTPLKTVQPYVIRVDSSTGLVDVPQPLTRAATPTEAMNRYFVQSYVTARESYDRDIASPRYEQVGLMSDSAVARDYMNGFSPANPTSPLNVYGQKGYVHIKIISVNFIKPNVAYVQFQRLSEKAGEQTPTTQQETATVEFKYENRKLTHAQRLINPLDFVVTHYSTAIMGAPVQLDDYTNAKPATKAAPLAIYPPPPVAASGERP; translated from the coding sequence ATGATCGGCACGAAAAAACCCAAAGAGCCGAGCGATAAGGCGCTTGAATCGGCCTACATGCGGGAAGCCTTGTCCTGGGAAACCAGCCGCGAGCAATCCTTGCTCAAGTCCCGCCGCACGGCCTGGATCGTGGCAGGTGCCGCGCTGTTCATCGCGGGCATCGAGGCGCTGGCCGTTGCGGGCCTTACCCCGCTCAAGACGGTACAGCCGTATGTGATCCGGGTCGATAGCTCAACCGGCCTGGTGGATGTCCCTCAACCCCTCACGCGGGCGGCGACACCCACAGAAGCGATGAACCGCTATTTCGTGCAGTCGTATGTGACGGCGCGCGAATCCTACGACCGAGACATTGCCAGCCCCCGGTATGAACAAGTGGGATTGATGAGTGATTCCGCTGTGGCGCGCGATTACATGAACGGGTTTAGCCCCGCGAATCCAACAAGCCCGCTCAACGTGTATGGACAAAAAGGGTATGTCCATATCAAGATCATCAGCGTGAATTTCATCAAGCCGAATGTGGCCTATGTGCAGTTTCAGCGCCTTTCTGAAAAGGCCGGAGAGCAGACGCCGACGACACAACAAGAAACCGCGACGGTCGAATTCAAATATGAGAACCGGAAACTTACGCATGCGCAGCGTCTCATCAATCCGCTGGATTTCGTGGTGACGCACTACAGCACAGCCATCATGGGTGCGCCCGTGCAGCTCGATGACTACACGAACGCGAAGCCTGCGACGAAGGCGGCACCGTTGGCGATCTATCCCCCGCCTCCTGTTGCAGCCTCGGGAGAACGGCCATGA
- a CDS encoding type IV secretion system protein, translating to MATAVVTSPNYTFYSDFFTKIDSVLSGYVSSTSASIIGSFNGTATTLLAIYVALWGWMMIRGTINEPLRDGLQRIIKISLIWGFAMSVGTYQTQISSWVFNAPGDAAALISGGPSATPSSEMNFLDNAEDQVDMAYQKETIQAGKDSTLGVPDIGEEIFAFVILVVGSIMVLYGAFLYILSLVALAVLLAIGPIFIIALFFDASKPFFEKWIGMLFHYIFVVMLTAAVLGIILNVVNAYTTKANAAVMGSVNFTSTALPIVIISLVGALILMQVQTKAAALSGGVALATMGMFAATASFLKRGAMGTVMARRNAARFKADTRRLTRLAPGLYPERKLGAAARAVASKINPNTIKKV from the coding sequence ATGGCTACGGCAGTTGTAACAAGCCCCAATTACACGTTTTACAGCGATTTTTTCACGAAAATCGATAGCGTTCTATCGGGGTACGTTTCTTCGACCTCGGCCAGCATCATCGGTTCCTTTAATGGCACGGCAACGACGCTGTTGGCGATTTATGTCGCGTTATGGGGTTGGATGATGATTCGCGGAACCATCAACGAGCCCCTGCGCGATGGTTTGCAGCGCATCATAAAAATTAGCTTGATTTGGGGCTTTGCGATGTCAGTTGGAACGTATCAAACTCAAATATCGAGTTGGGTTTTCAACGCACCCGGCGATGCTGCGGCGTTGATTTCAGGCGGGCCAAGCGCAACTCCATCATCAGAAATGAACTTTCTCGACAACGCGGAAGATCAAGTGGACATGGCCTATCAAAAGGAAACAATACAAGCGGGGAAAGATTCAACATTAGGAGTGCCAGATATTGGAGAAGAAATATTTGCCTTTGTGATTTTGGTGGTCGGATCTATCATGGTGCTTTATGGCGCATTTCTTTATATACTTTCTTTAGTGGCATTAGCGGTTCTGTTGGCGATTGGGCCTATCTTTATAATTGCACTCTTTTTTGATGCAAGCAAGCCATTCTTTGAAAAGTGGATAGGCATGCTATTTCATTATATCTTTGTCGTCATGCTTACCGCCGCAGTGCTGGGAATCATCCTTAATGTGGTGAATGCGTATACAACTAAGGCGAATGCAGCCGTAATGGGCTCTGTGAATTTCACTTCAACGGCTTTACCTATCGTCATCATTTCCCTAGTCGGCGCCCTGATCCTGATGCAAGTCCAAACCAAAGCCGCCGCCCTCTCTGGCGGCGTAGCCCTCGCCACGATGGGCATGTTTGCCGCGACGGCGAGCTTCCTCAAGCGCGGCGCGATGGGAACTGTCATGGCACGCCGCAATGCGGCACGGTTTAAGGCGGACACGCGGCGTTTGACGCGCCTTGCACCGGGCTTGTATCCAGAACGCAAACTAGGTGCAGCAGCTCGCGCCGTTGCATCAAAGATCAACCCGAACACCATCAAGAAAGTGTGA
- a CDS encoding Type IV secretory pathway, VirB5 component has product MKYLRFILIPFLFAMTQAAHAGIPVIDAANLAQAVQQVVAWGQQYGQMVNSLQNQIAAIKNMEGNFGMSSLSAAGMQTAQGMLPQSVNDLLNAINNPNGQYGQLQASIQNFMKQNNILDPNATFGAGTPAAQHMQGVQEQNATNLAAAQEAYKNITSGMTNIQSLITQVANSPSAKQTMNLQARIQAQNALIANSTNQLKALQLTQQAQAATEQEQDKERFIQSVTTPGPPLSW; this is encoded by the coding sequence ATGAAATACCTTCGATTTATCCTCATTCCTTTTCTGTTCGCCATGACGCAGGCCGCGCATGCGGGCATACCCGTTATTGACGCGGCCAACCTGGCGCAAGCAGTTCAGCAGGTGGTCGCCTGGGGGCAGCAATATGGGCAGATGGTGAATAGTCTGCAAAACCAAATCGCTGCGATCAAGAACATGGAGGGGAATTTTGGCATGTCCAGCCTGAGCGCCGCTGGCATGCAAACGGCGCAAGGCATGTTGCCGCAAAGTGTGAATGATCTATTGAACGCCATCAACAACCCGAACGGACAATACGGACAGTTGCAGGCATCCATTCAGAATTTTATGAAGCAGAACAATATCCTTGATCCGAATGCGACATTCGGCGCAGGAACGCCAGCCGCGCAGCATATGCAAGGGGTGCAGGAACAGAATGCGACGAACCTGGCCGCTGCACAAGAAGCCTATAAAAACATCACCTCGGGAATGACAAACATTCAATCGCTGATAACGCAAGTGGCGAACTCGCCCAGCGCCAAACAGACCATGAATCTGCAGGCGCGCATCCAGGCGCAAAACGCCCTGATCGCCAACAGCACAAACCAGCTCAAAGCCCTGCAGCTCACCCAGCAGGCGCAGGCGGCGACAGAGCAGGAACAGGATAAAGAAAGATTTATTCAGAGCGTTACAACACCGGGGCCACCACTTTCTTGGTAA
- a CDS encoding VirB4 family type IV secretion/conjugal transfer ATPase, translated as MSTTATLIEKTKSESELAGFIPYRTQLTPAIVRLQSGEYCFTFKMAGAAHESADTSTINGWHRQFAQLLRNIADTHIAVWTHTVRIKYNAYPDGEPTNGFGIDLNAKYRQRFQQDEKFVNELYITVLFKPQRLDAKGLFDGLMRKPRTDAEIKDDLGTVEELIRTVGTSLYNYGPELLKVYEKNGVLFSEQLEFYAYLFDGEHHPFPVPRADINEVFGITRPLFGAGGLIALKGPIKTQMAAAITIREYPRPTAPGLLNELLGMPFELVLSQSFTFIEKQTAVQRMSRQHGRMVNAGDLAQSQVDEIGDALDQLMSNAFVMGTHSLTLLVKSPTRKGVDTAVALAGTALADVGMKWAREDIATPAAYFSQLPGNYKYRPRLADITSLNFAGFASNHNFPIGRIKGAQWGDAVMAFKTTSGAPYYFNFHAVDPTQAVADPNHREPANTVVMGKTGTGKTVLAGMLLAMVSKFNVPGKRFTAVVFDKDLGMSVATRAMGGRYYPIKRGEPSGFNPFQLPATQATQMFLEKLVKVLVRSEAHPFTTVQESEISNAIRGVMSAPKPLRRLGAMMEFLDPTDPNGIRPRLQRWCGTGTLAWLFDNDEDTIDVDNTPIIGFDVTEFLDEPEIRTPTILYLFHRIESLIDGRRIPIFIDEFPKVLGDEAFRDLIENKLVTIRKQDGFLVMFSQSPEQLMRSPIAYALVGQTSTKIFLPNPQADRKSYIEDFKLSEKEYSLIKNLGEKSRQFLIKQGDGSVVAEMNLAGMHDEIAVLSGNTETSHLVERLVKEHGNNPEIWLPEFHRIRQGV; from the coding sequence ATGTCCACCACGGCAACACTGATTGAAAAAACCAAGTCCGAAAGCGAGCTGGCGGGGTTCATCCCCTATCGCACGCAACTGACGCCCGCCATTGTTCGGCTGCAAAGCGGCGAATACTGCTTCACGTTCAAGATGGCGGGGGCGGCGCATGAAAGCGCCGACACGAGCACGATCAATGGATGGCACCGGCAATTTGCGCAACTGCTGCGCAACATTGCCGACACCCACATCGCTGTGTGGACGCATACAGTACGCATCAAATACAACGCATACCCGGACGGCGAGCCGACCAATGGTTTCGGCATCGACCTCAACGCGAAATACCGCCAGCGGTTTCAGCAAGATGAGAAGTTCGTCAACGAGCTTTACATCACCGTGCTTTTTAAGCCCCAGCGACTGGATGCCAAAGGGCTATTCGATGGCCTGATGAGAAAGCCCCGCACCGATGCGGAAATCAAAGACGATTTGGGCACGGTAGAAGAACTGATCCGCACGGTCGGCACTTCGCTCTATAACTATGGCCCGGAATTGCTCAAGGTCTATGAGAAAAACGGCGTTCTGTTCAGCGAGCAGCTTGAGTTTTATGCCTATCTGTTCGATGGTGAGCATCACCCCTTCCCGGTGCCGCGTGCCGACATCAATGAGGTGTTCGGCATCACGCGCCCGCTATTCGGCGCAGGCGGTCTGATTGCCCTCAAGGGGCCGATCAAAACGCAGATGGCCGCTGCCATCACCATCCGGGAATATCCACGGCCTACCGCGCCGGGCCTGCTCAACGAATTGTTAGGCATGCCTTTCGAGCTGGTTCTGAGCCAATCTTTCACCTTCATCGAAAAACAAACGGCGGTACAGCGCATGAGCCGCCAGCATGGCCGCATGGTCAATGCGGGTGATCTGGCGCAGAGCCAAGTTGACGAAATCGGTGACGCCCTGGATCAGCTCATGTCCAATGCGTTTGTGATGGGCACCCACAGCCTCACGCTGTTGGTCAAATCGCCCACGCGCAAGGGCGTGGATACCGCTGTGGCCCTCGCTGGCACGGCGCTGGCCGATGTGGGTATGAAGTGGGCGCGAGAGGACATTGCGACCCCCGCCGCGTATTTCTCGCAACTGCCCGGCAACTACAAATATCGCCCCCGTCTGGCGGACATCACCAGCCTGAATTTTGCGGGCTTTGCCTCAAACCACAATTTCCCGATTGGACGCATCAAGGGCGCGCAGTGGGGGGATGCGGTGATGGCCTTCAAGACCACCTCGGGCGCACCGTATTACTTCAATTTTCACGCGGTTGATCCGACGCAGGCCGTCGCCGATCCGAACCACCGGGAACCGGCGAACACCGTTGTGATGGGTAAGACCGGCACGGGCAAAACCGTGCTGGCGGGGATGCTTCTGGCGATGGTGAGCAAGTTCAACGTGCCTGGCAAGCGGTTTACTGCGGTGGTGTTCGACAAAGACCTCGGGATGTCGGTGGCGACCCGCGCGATGGGCGGGCGTTACTACCCGATCAAGCGCGGTGAACCCTCGGGATTCAACCCCTTTCAGCTCCCGGCCACGCAAGCCACGCAGATGTTTCTGGAAAAGCTGGTCAAGGTGTTGGTGCGCAGCGAGGCGCACCCCTTCACCACGGTTCAGGAAAGCGAAATCAGCAATGCAATTCGCGGGGTGATGTCAGCGCCCAAGCCCTTGCGGCGGCTGGGCGCGATGATGGAATTTCTCGATCCGACCGACCCGAACGGTATCCGCCCCCGCCTGCAGCGTTGGTGCGGCACGGGCACCCTGGCCTGGCTGTTCGACAACGATGAGGACACCATTGATGTCGATAACACGCCGATCATTGGCTTCGATGTCACCGAGTTTCTGGACGAGCCCGAGATTCGCACCCCGACGATTCTCTACCTGTTCCACCGTATTGAAAGCCTGATCGACGGGCGGCGCATCCCGATTTTCATTGACGAGTTTCCGAAGGTGCTCGGCGATGAGGCATTCCGCGACCTGATCGAAAACAAGCTGGTGACGATCCGAAAGCAAGATGGTTTTCTGGTGATGTTCTCACAAAGCCCGGAGCAACTGATGCGCAGCCCGATTGCGTATGCGCTGGTCGGGCAGACCTCGACCAAGATTTTTCTGCCGAATCCGCAGGCGGATCGCAAGAGCTACATCGAGGATTTCAAGCTGTCCGAAAAAGAATACAGCCTCATCAAGAATTTGGGCGAGAAGTCCCGCCAGTTCCTCATTAAACAAGGGGATGGTTCGGTTGTCGCTGAAATGAATCTGGCCGGGATGCACGATGAAATCGCTGTGCTCTCCGGCAATACAGAAACCTCACACCTGGTTGAACGCCTTGTCAAAGAACATGGCAATAACCCGGAAATCTGGCTTCCCGAGTTTCACCGCATCCGTCAAGGAGTATGA
- a CDS encoding glycine zipper 2TM domain-containing protein, with amino-acid sequence MKSIATITLAALCASPAWAGDFQATAQVVGASPNVVYMQVPHQQCTTMMPPPAPAPNTQVGAGTVIGGIAGALLGAQVGQGNGKIAAAAVGAATGALAGQSMQQASAAPQTPIQSCQTVYQDEPQTQGYRVSYRYEGRVFSAVLPYEPGPTLRVNVQVTPAG; translated from the coding sequence TTGAAGTCAATCGCAACAATCACGCTCGCTGCGCTCTGCGCCTCACCGGCCTGGGCGGGCGACTTTCAGGCCACGGCGCAAGTGGTGGGCGCAAGCCCCAATGTCGTCTATATGCAAGTGCCGCATCAGCAATGCACAACGATGATGCCGCCCCCAGCACCCGCCCCGAATACGCAAGTCGGGGCCGGTACGGTCATCGGCGGCATCGCGGGCGCGCTCCTGGGCGCGCAGGTCGGTCAAGGCAACGGCAAGATTGCCGCCGCTGCCGTAGGCGCGGCCACGGGCGCCTTGGCAGGCCAGAGCATGCAGCAAGCCAGCGCCGCCCCGCAGACACCGATACAGAGCTGCCAGACGGTCTATCAGGACGAACCGCAGACACAGGGCTACCGCGTGAGCTATCGCTATGAGGGGCGCGTATTCAGCGCCGTGCTGCCTTATGAGCCCGGCCCGACCCTGCGCGTGAACGTGCAAGTCACGCCTGCCGGTTGA